A stretch of Leisingera sp. S132 DNA encodes these proteins:
- a CDS encoding ABC transporter substrate-binding protein, producing MKIKVIAAAFAALAASGAAEAADMGDVEAPIRLALNNWTGQHLSTYIVGGMLEEAGYIVEYVEAELGGVFPQIESGELHAIMEVWTSSSPAGYTEALEGGDMIDLGDLGLDARNGVVVPPYVAQMCPGLPDWEALRDCAAIFSKDGKGKKGRYLAYPESWGSPGGDRIRALGLPFDVVAAESEAAMIEEFQNAYKEKRPVIATFWQPHWAMSTYALQFVRLPKYDPVCHTDPAWGPNPQETGDCDFQRGGVAKAAWKGLKDRWPAAYEILENYQLSIWDQQPLISLVDVRGETVQGAARGWLAVNRAKWMPIVEEATGKGRS from the coding sequence ATGAAAATCAAAGTGATTGCCGCGGCGTTTGCGGCGCTGGCGGCATCGGGGGCCGCCGAAGCAGCTGACATGGGGGACGTTGAAGCCCCGATCCGTCTGGCGCTCAACAATTGGACTGGCCAGCATCTGTCCACTTACATCGTTGGCGGCATGCTAGAAGAAGCCGGTTATATCGTCGAGTATGTTGAGGCGGAATTGGGCGGGGTGTTCCCGCAGATCGAGTCTGGAGAACTTCATGCGATCATGGAGGTTTGGACCTCCAGTTCACCCGCTGGCTATACTGAGGCTTTGGAAGGCGGGGACATGATTGATCTGGGCGATCTTGGGCTTGATGCGCGCAATGGCGTGGTCGTTCCGCCCTATGTTGCACAGATGTGCCCGGGCTTGCCTGATTGGGAGGCGCTTCGCGACTGCGCTGCAATCTTCTCTAAAGATGGCAAAGGAAAGAAGGGGCGCTATCTGGCTTACCCTGAATCCTGGGGCTCACCCGGCGGGGACCGGATTCGTGCGCTTGGGCTTCCCTTCGATGTGGTCGCGGCAGAGTCCGAAGCTGCAATGATTGAAGAGTTTCAGAACGCCTATAAGGAAAAGCGCCCGGTCATTGCCACCTTCTGGCAGCCGCATTGGGCGATGTCGACATATGCACTGCAGTTTGTTCGGTTGCCCAAATACGACCCGGTCTGCCACACGGATCCGGCGTGGGGGCCTAACCCGCAAGAGACCGGCGATTGCGATTTCCAGCGCGGCGGCGTTGCCAAGGCTGCCTGGAAAGGTTTGAAGGACCGCTGGCCTGCGGCCTATGAAATTCTTGAAAACTACCAACTCAGCATCTGGGATCAGCAACCGCTGATCAGTCTGGTGGATGTCCGTGGGGAAACTGTGCAGGGTGCAGCGCGGGGCTGGCTGGCGGTGAACCGTGCCAAATGGATGCCCATTGTCGAAGAGGCCACGGGAAAGGGCCGCTCCTGA
- a CDS encoding YHS domain-containing (seleno)protein — protein MILRLVLMAAAVLFLSLPDAVRAEPAVYSSRAGVAIGGYDAVAFFEHGTAEEGRAVHAVTWKGVVWRFATARNRAQFEANPRAYAPAFGGYCAYAMAAGQLHEGNPQLWVIVDGELFLLNNRRVHVLWQADTAHMIASGRIHWPAALRK, from the coding sequence GTGATCCTGCGCCTGGTTCTGATGGCTGCCGCGGTGCTGTTCCTGTCCCTGCCGGATGCAGTGCGGGCTGAACCGGCCGTGTACTCCTCGCGTGCCGGGGTGGCCATCGGCGGATATGATGCGGTTGCGTTTTTTGAGCATGGAACGGCCGAGGAGGGGCGGGCTGTACATGCCGTCACGTGGAAGGGCGTCGTCTGGCGCTTTGCCACAGCCCGCAACCGCGCGCAATTCGAAGCCAACCCGCGGGCCTATGCGCCTGCTTTCGGCGGCTACTGCGCCTATGCCATGGCAGCGGGTCAACTGCACGAAGGTAATCCGCAGCTGTGGGTAATTGTCGATGGGGAGCTTTTTCTTTTGAATAACAGGCGGGTACATGTCCTGTGGCAGGCTGATACAGCGCATATGATTGCTTCCGGCAGAATTCATTGGCCTGCTGCTCTTAGAAAATAG
- a CDS encoding ABC transporter substrate-binding protein, whose translation MNFKGYALALGAATMTVAAGIASAAELGDTSKPIKLAVNEWTGQHVTTHIAGEMLKAAGYDVEYVSAGMMNQFQAIADGDIHATLEIWSSNVSDEYAKKVEEGTVVELGDLELNAREGIAYPAHVAEICPGLPAWEALKDCAAQFATAETLPEGRLVDYPADWGTPGADRMTGLALPFKAVPAGSEAALIVELRAATERKTPLLITFWQPHWAMSAYDVKFVDLPPGEDACFSDPAWGPNPDAVNDCDFSPSRIFKAAWSGTAETWPAAFEILSNYTLAVEDQQPMMGAVDVDGGKVEEVVAEWMAANEDKWRPVVDAAIN comes from the coding sequence ATGAACTTCAAGGGATATGCGCTGGCGCTGGGTGCCGCGACAATGACGGTTGCCGCAGGCATCGCATCCGCTGCCGAACTGGGCGACACCAGTAAGCCGATCAAGCTGGCGGTAAATGAATGGACCGGCCAGCATGTGACCACCCACATTGCGGGCGAGATGCTCAAGGCTGCGGGCTATGACGTGGAATACGTCTCTGCCGGGATGATGAACCAGTTCCAGGCAATTGCCGATGGTGACATCCACGCGACGCTGGAAATCTGGTCCTCCAATGTGTCCGACGAATACGCTAAGAAGGTTGAGGAAGGCACCGTGGTCGAACTGGGAGATCTGGAGCTGAACGCCCGCGAAGGCATCGCCTATCCTGCGCATGTGGCCGAGATCTGCCCCGGCCTGCCGGCCTGGGAGGCGCTGAAGGACTGCGCCGCGCAATTCGCCACTGCTGAAACTCTGCCCGAAGGCCGCCTGGTTGACTATCCGGCCGACTGGGGTACCCCAGGCGCCGACCGCATGACCGGACTGGCGCTGCCGTTCAAGGCCGTGCCAGCGGGTTCTGAGGCGGCGCTGATCGTTGAGCTGCGCGCGGCTACTGAACGCAAGACGCCGCTGCTGATCACCTTCTGGCAGCCGCATTGGGCAATGTCGGCCTATGACGTGAAGTTCGTCGACCTGCCGCCGGGCGAGGACGCCTGCTTCTCCGATCCGGCCTGGGGCCCGAACCCCGATGCGGTCAACGACTGCGACTTCTCGCCTTCGCGCATCTTCAAGGCCGCCTGGTCCGGCACCGCGGAAACCTGGCCTGCAGCGTTTGAAATCCTGTCGAACTACACACTGGCCGTGGAAGACCAGCAGCCGATGATGGGTGCGGTCGATGTGGATGGCGGCAAAGTCGAGGAAGTGGTCGCCGAATGGATGGCCGCCAATGAGGACAAGTGGCGCCCGGTTGTCGACGCCGCCATCAACTGA
- a CDS encoding methyltransferase domain-containing protein, with product MKDMQPPHLEQSRVQKSFRRGLESYHGAASVQAETAAHLARMLQDQGAPRHFGRVLEFGCGTGHFTRQLLQRFSAGSLVLNDLVPEAAQVMQALEGDTQAKTRFKGGPIESLPLPQDLDLIASASTVQWIPDLPALMARLAAHLTPGGWLALSGFGRGQFRELAAMGSAAAAPSYLDADEWPSVLPEGLEIRQIAQRPAVLEFASALHLLRHLRQTGVNGNARQGWSRRQLRSFEDAYRERFGQGGKLPLTYDPVLLVARRTG from the coding sequence ATGAAGGATATGCAGCCGCCGCATCTGGAACAGTCCCGCGTGCAGAAAAGCTTCCGGCGCGGGCTTGAAAGCTATCATGGCGCGGCCTCGGTGCAGGCGGAAACGGCGGCACATCTGGCCCGGATGCTGCAGGATCAGGGGGCGCCGCGGCACTTTGGCCGCGTTCTGGAATTCGGTTGCGGCACTGGCCACTTCACCCGGCAGCTGCTGCAGCGGTTCAGCGCCGGCAGTCTTGTTCTGAACGACCTGGTGCCGGAGGCCGCACAGGTGATGCAGGCTCTGGAAGGGGACACCCAAGCAAAGACCCGCTTCAAGGGCGGCCCGATCGAAAGCCTGCCGCTGCCGCAGGATCTGGATCTGATCGCCTCTGCCTCGACCGTGCAGTGGATACCTGACCTGCCGGCGCTGATGGCCCGGCTGGCCGCTCATCTGACGCCGGGCGGCTGGCTGGCGCTTTCGGGCTTTGGCCGCGGCCAGTTCCGGGAACTGGCAGCGATGGGGTCTGCCGCCGCGGCACCCAGTTACCTTGATGCGGATGAATGGCCGTCCGTTCTGCCGGAAGGCTTGGAAATCCGGCAAATTGCACAACGTCCGGCGGTTCTGGAGTTTGCCTCTGCTCTGCACTTGCTCAGGCACCTGCGTCAGACCGGGGTAAACGGCAACGCCCGGCAGGGATGGAGCCGCAGGCAGTTGCGGTCGTTCGAGGATGCCTACCGGGAACGGTTCGGTCAGGGCGGAAAGCTGCCGCTGACCTACGATCCGGTGCTGCTGGTGGCGCGGCGCACAGGCTGA
- a CDS encoding proline/glycine betaine ABC transporter permease, which yields MAGLSKGSVAALIAAVVGALCLLLESSLPWLVKFPAAWVLPATDWVGAFMEWLLALIKPAARSFSALMFYPMEAANYVLSHTPWPLVICATTALAWTLGGVRMALMAVVGLGFVLASGYWPESMNTLALVAVSVPMALIIGGGIGILANEYPKIRQPVQAVLDIMQTVPTFAYLTPLLVLFGFGPVVGLIASAIYAAPPMARNVLLGLERVEPEIKEAAIMAGGTRLQQLFQCEIPSAGQQIMVGVNQCLMAALSMVIIAAVIGGFDDIGWEVLLTMRKAQFGQSLLAGLVIVIFAILIDRMSGTLTQDRRDRHDPRVAWGILALGVVVSAAFWGSVQQPGNYGLFDPVADSVDRGLSSFTSANAEVLTALKNNVLFYVLLPMRIGLDQAVLPFTWGFAWTPAMSAVLFAAGAAAGVVFALRGQMALGVMLLIAAGMLETGISQLPWPFVLVGAGALAWVAGGRGLAILTVLLLGTILLSGLWERALLSLYLSGAAVFACAVMGGAIGLASALSPGVWRVVRPVCDMLQTIPLFVFLIPVLMVFQIGEFSAFLAIIAYAIVPMIRYTRHGLVSTPDEMIEAATASGATTWQMLKDIRAPYAAPSILLGLNQTILYAFAMLVIAALIGTTGLGQSIYLALGQADVGLGISAGAAMAILALIADRMVQGFAEERRKALGL from the coding sequence ATGGCAGGTCTTTCGAAAGGCTCGGTTGCGGCGCTGATCGCAGCCGTTGTGGGTGCCTTGTGCCTCCTTCTGGAAAGCAGTTTGCCCTGGCTGGTCAAGTTTCCCGCCGCCTGGGTACTGCCTGCAACCGACTGGGTCGGGGCCTTCATGGAATGGCTCCTGGCGTTGATAAAACCCGCCGCGCGCAGTTTCTCGGCGCTGATGTTCTATCCGATGGAAGCGGCGAACTACGTGCTAAGCCATACACCCTGGCCGCTGGTCATCTGCGCCACGACCGCGCTGGCCTGGACCTTGGGCGGCGTGAGGATGGCGCTGATGGCGGTTGTGGGTTTGGGCTTTGTGCTGGCGTCGGGGTATTGGCCCGAAAGCATGAACACCCTGGCGCTGGTCGCTGTCTCGGTGCCGATGGCGCTGATCATTGGCGGCGGCATCGGTATCCTTGCCAATGAATACCCCAAGATCCGCCAGCCGGTGCAGGCGGTACTGGATATCATGCAGACGGTGCCGACTTTTGCCTATCTCACGCCGTTGCTGGTGCTGTTCGGTTTTGGCCCCGTGGTCGGTCTCATCGCCTCCGCCATCTACGCGGCGCCGCCGATGGCGCGCAATGTGCTGCTGGGCCTCGAACGCGTGGAGCCGGAAATCAAGGAGGCCGCCATCATGGCCGGCGGCACCCGCCTGCAGCAGCTGTTCCAGTGCGAAATCCCCTCCGCCGGGCAGCAGATCATGGTGGGCGTCAACCAGTGCCTGATGGCGGCGCTGTCGATGGTGATCATCGCCGCTGTGATCGGCGGATTTGACGACATCGGCTGGGAAGTCCTGCTGACCATGCGCAAGGCCCAGTTCGGCCAGAGCCTGCTGGCAGGCCTGGTGATCGTGATTTTTGCGATCCTGATCGACCGGATGAGCGGCACCCTGACCCAGGACCGGCGCGACAGGCATGACCCGCGCGTTGCCTGGGGCATCCTGGCACTGGGCGTTGTGGTCAGCGCGGCCTTCTGGGGCAGCGTTCAGCAGCCTGGCAACTACGGCTTGTTCGACCCGGTAGCGGACAGCGTCGACCGCGGCCTTTCGTCCTTTACCAGCGCCAATGCGGAGGTCCTGACCGCGCTCAAGAACAACGTGCTGTTCTATGTGCTGCTGCCGATGCGGATCGGGCTGGATCAGGCAGTATTGCCCTTTACCTGGGGTTTTGCCTGGACCCCGGCAATGAGTGCGGTGCTGTTTGCTGCGGGTGCCGCGGCCGGCGTGGTCTTTGCGCTGCGCGGCCAGATGGCGCTGGGCGTGATGCTGCTGATTGCCGCGGGGATGCTGGAAACCGGCATTTCGCAACTGCCCTGGCCCTTTGTGCTGGTGGGGGCGGGCGCGCTGGCCTGGGTCGCTGGCGGGCGCGGACTGGCCATCCTGACAGTGCTTCTGCTGGGCACCATCCTGCTCTCCGGCCTGTGGGAGCGGGCGCTCCTGTCGCTTTATCTGTCCGGTGCCGCGGTCTTTGCTTGCGCGGTGATGGGAGGCGCCATCGGCCTGGCCTCCGCCTTGTCTCCCGGTGTCTGGCGCGTGGTGCGCCCGGTCTGCGACATGCTGCAGACCATTCCGCTGTTCGTGTTCCTGATCCCGGTGCTGATGGTGTTCCAGATCGGCGAGTTCTCTGCCTTCCTGGCGATCATCGCCTATGCCATTGTGCCGATGATCCGCTACACGCGGCACGGGCTGGTCTCGACGCCGGATGAGATGATTGAGGCCGCGACCGCTTCTGGCGCCACAACATGGCAGATGCTCAAGGACATTCGCGCGCCTTATGCGGCGCCGTCGATCCTGCTGGGGCTCAACCAGACCATTCTCTATGCCTTTGCGATGCTGGTCATTGCGGCGCTGATCGGCACCACCGGCCTTGGCCAGTCGATCTATCTGGCGCTGGGGCAGGCCGATGTGGGGCTAGGGATTTCTGCCGGCGCGGCAATGGCGATCCTTGCCCTGATTGCCGACCGCATGGTGCAGGGCTTCGCCGAGGAGCGGCGCAAGGCGCTAGGCCTGTAG
- a CDS encoding NnrU family protein, with protein MGWLEFTAALMLFLASHAIPVRPPVRPWLVSRLGLRGYFIAYSVLSLAILAWLVVAAARAPYVGVLPYWEGFRWAPLLVMPLACLLAVGGMMRLNPFSFGGLGIKPFDPADPGILAVSRHPLLAAMALWAGAHLLANGDLVHVILFGLFAGFAWMGMALIDKRKQRQMGQGEWRRLSRNTARLNLARLRPSGSEAALAGAVFLALLLLHAPVIGYSPLPW; from the coding sequence ATGGGCTGGCTTGAATTCACCGCTGCGCTGATGCTGTTCCTGGCCAGCCACGCGATCCCCGTGCGCCCGCCGGTGCGGCCCTGGCTGGTCAGCCGTCTGGGGTTGCGCGGCTATTTCATCGCTTACAGTGTGTTGTCGCTGGCAATCCTGGCCTGGCTGGTCGTGGCCGCCGCCCGCGCGCCCTATGTCGGCGTGCTGCCCTATTGGGAGGGCTTCCGCTGGGCGCCGCTGCTGGTGATGCCGCTGGCCTGCCTGCTGGCAGTGGGTGGCATGATGCGGCTGAATCCCTTCAGCTTTGGAGGGCTTGGTATCAAGCCCTTTGATCCGGCGGATCCCGGCATCCTGGCAGTCAGCCGTCACCCGCTATTGGCCGCGATGGCGCTGTGGGCCGGGGCGCATCTGCTGGCCAACGGCGACCTGGTGCATGTCATTCTGTTCGGCCTCTTTGCGGGCTTTGCCTGGATGGGCATGGCGTTGATCGACAAGCGCAAGCAGCGCCAGATGGGGCAGGGCGAATGGCGCCGCCTCAGTCGCAACACCGCGCGGCTGAACCTCGCCCGGCTGCGGCCCTCGGGCAGTGAGGCCGCGCTGGCCGGGGCAGTGTTCCTGGCGCTTCTGCTTCTGCACGCCCCTGTCATCGGCTACAGCCCGCTGCCCTGGTAG
- the bioA gene encoding adenosylmethionine--8-amino-7-oxononanoate transaminase, whose translation MSAADLTQLEFDQQHLWHPYTNVAKPGPTFVVKESEGVHITLDDGTRLIDAMSSWWCMMHGHKNPAICKAIHDQLDTLPHVMFGGLTHDPAIDLGRKLLEITPESLTRIFYCDSGSVSVEVAMKMAVQYQHAIGQPDRQQFATIRSGYHGDTWKAMSVCDPDTGMHHLFQGALSVQHFVSRPPVRIHEEWIDDPARNGLGELRDVLEANAERIAAFILEPVVQGTGGMYFYHPEYLNQARALCDELGILLIFDEIATGFGRTGELFATSFCTVEPDIICLGKGLTGGHISFACTMTNDRVAEGIGGGNPGLFMHGPTYMGNPLACAAAKASLDLLTGQDWRGTVAAIGEQMQAELAPARNLPNVAGVRVLGAIGVIEMKHRVSADEAHARAHEMGVFLRPFGTNIYTMPPFITSPEQLSEITAGMLRLAREL comes from the coding sequence ATGAGTGCCGCAGACCTCACCCAGCTGGAATTCGACCAGCAGCACCTTTGGCATCCCTACACCAATGTCGCCAAACCCGGCCCGACCTTCGTGGTGAAGGAAAGCGAAGGCGTCCACATCACGCTGGACGATGGCACCCGGCTGATCGACGCCATGTCGTCGTGGTGGTGCATGATGCACGGCCACAAGAACCCGGCGATTTGCAAGGCCATTCATGACCAGCTCGACACTCTGCCGCATGTGATGTTCGGCGGGCTGACCCATGACCCCGCCATCGACCTGGGCCGCAAGCTGCTGGAGATCACGCCCGAAAGCCTGACGCGCATTTTCTACTGCGACAGCGGCTCGGTCTCGGTCGAGGTGGCAATGAAAATGGCAGTACAGTACCAGCACGCCATCGGTCAGCCGGACCGCCAGCAGTTCGCCACCATCCGCTCCGGCTATCACGGCGACACCTGGAAAGCGATGAGCGTCTGCGACCCGGACACCGGCATGCACCATCTGTTTCAGGGCGCGCTGAGCGTGCAGCATTTCGTCTCCCGCCCGCCGGTCCGCATTCACGAGGAGTGGATCGATGATCCGGCCCGGAACGGTCTGGGTGAACTGCGCGATGTGCTGGAGGCCAACGCCGAAAGGATCGCCGCCTTTATCCTGGAACCCGTGGTGCAGGGCACCGGCGGCATGTATTTCTACCACCCGGAATATCTGAACCAGGCCCGCGCCTTGTGCGACGAGCTGGGCATCCTTTTGATCTTCGACGAAATCGCCACCGGCTTTGGCCGTACCGGCGAACTGTTTGCCACCAGCTTTTGCACGGTGGAGCCGGATATCATCTGCCTCGGCAAGGGGCTGACCGGCGGCCATATCTCCTTTGCCTGCACCATGACCAACGACCGCGTGGCGGAAGGCATCGGCGGCGGCAACCCGGGCCTGTTCATGCACGGGCCGACTTATATGGGCAACCCGCTGGCCTGCGCGGCGGCCAAGGCCTCGCTGGATCTGCTGACCGGGCAGGACTGGCGCGGCACGGTGGCGGCAATCGGCGAACAGATGCAGGCCGAACTGGCCCCCGCCCGCAACTTGCCGAATGTGGCAGGTGTCCGGGTTTTGGGCGCCATTGGCGTCATTGAGATGAAGCACCGCGTCTCAGCTGACGAGGCGCATGCCCGTGCCCATGAAATGGGCGTGTTCCTGCGCCCCTTCGGCACCAACATCTACACGATGCCGCCCTTCATCACATCGCCGGAGCAACTGAGCGAAATCACCGCAGGCATGCTGCGTCTGGCGCGGGAGCTGTAA
- a CDS encoding pimeloyl-ACP methyl esterase BioG family protein: protein MEFRWLKQNEAAEAIVVFGGWAVGPEVFWHLEGEQDILFAGDYTDLDAELPDLSGYERVSLLAWSFGVVSYAHWQQGRPDPFSRKAAVNGSLQPVNRGTGIPPAVFRRTVETLNLESYQQFLTRVFGAPQDAEALDAEARRAELLSVERRGDAPQMRFSRVWISSGDKIFPPANLARAWAGQNVSHLDAPHAPFDRFAQWEELF, encoded by the coding sequence ATGGAGTTCCGCTGGCTCAAACAGAACGAGGCAGCCGAGGCCATTGTGGTCTTCGGCGGCTGGGCTGTGGGGCCGGAGGTGTTCTGGCACCTGGAAGGCGAGCAGGACATCCTGTTTGCCGGTGATTATACCGATCTGGATGCAGAGCTGCCGGACCTGTCCGGTTATGAACGGGTCAGCCTGCTGGCCTGGTCGTTTGGCGTGGTGTCCTATGCGCATTGGCAGCAGGGGCGGCCAGATCCGTTCAGCCGCAAGGCCGCAGTGAACGGCAGCCTGCAGCCGGTGAACCGCGGGACAGGCATTCCGCCTGCCGTGTTCCGCCGCACGGTGGAAACCCTGAACCTGGAAAGTTACCAGCAGTTCCTGACCCGCGTCTTCGGAGCGCCGCAAGACGCCGAGGCGCTGGATGCCGAGGCCCGGCGGGCCGAGCTGCTGTCGGTGGAACGCCGCGGCGACGCACCGCAGATGCGGTTCAGCCGGGTTTGGATCAGCTCCGGTGACAAAATCTTTCCGCCAGCCAATCTGGCCCGCGCCTGGGCCGGGCAAAACGTGTCGCATCTGGACGCGCCGCATGCGCCGTTTGACCGGTTTGCACAGTGGGAGGAGCTGTTCTGA
- the rlmB gene encoding 23S rRNA (guanosine(2251)-2'-O)-methyltransferase RlmB, producing MSKKPKWVVEKEQSKKAAAAETVWLFGLHAVRDALLNPKREKLRLMVTMNAQAKLADAIAESGVEAEVIDPRKFNPPIDPQSVHQGAALEVKPLNWGGLAENCIGAEAPRVLLLDRVTDPHNVGAILRSAEVLGASAVIGTRHHSAPETGALAKTASGALERQPYLRMRNLADTITELQGMGFVVLGLDGEAEQTIESALAGKQHLPVALVLGAEGPGLRQKTKETVDGLVKIDAAGGFGSLNVSNAAAIALYASIAR from the coding sequence ATGTCCAAGAAACCCAAGTGGGTCGTCGAAAAAGAACAGTCCAAAAAGGCCGCTGCAGCGGAAACCGTCTGGCTGTTCGGGCTGCATGCGGTGCGCGATGCGCTGCTCAATCCCAAGCGTGAAAAACTGCGCTTGATGGTGACCATGAATGCGCAGGCGAAGCTCGCGGATGCCATTGCCGAGTCCGGCGTCGAGGCCGAAGTCATCGACCCGCGAAAGTTCAATCCGCCGATCGACCCGCAGTCCGTGCACCAGGGGGCGGCGCTGGAAGTGAAGCCCTTGAACTGGGGTGGCCTGGCTGAAAATTGCATCGGGGCTGAGGCGCCGCGGGTGCTTCTTTTGGATCGTGTCACCGATCCCCATAACGTCGGTGCGATCCTGCGTTCAGCCGAGGTGCTGGGCGCCAGTGCCGTGATCGGCACCCGCCACCATTCGGCGCCGGAAACCGGGGCATTGGCCAAGACCGCCAGCGGCGCGCTGGAGCGTCAGCCATACCTGCGGATGCGCAACCTCGCCGACACGATCACAGAATTGCAGGGGATGGGCTTCGTCGTGCTGGGCTTGGATGGCGAGGCAGAGCAAACCATCGAATCCGCACTGGCAGGCAAGCAGCATCTGCCGGTTGCGCTGGTATTGGGGGCTGAAGGGCCGGGTCTGCGCCAGAAGACCAAGGAAACCGTTGACGGGCTGGTCAAGATCGACGCTGCTGGCGGCTTTGGGTCGCTCAACGTCTCCAACGCCGCAGCGATCGCCCTTTACGCGTCCATCGCCCGCTGA
- a CDS encoding glycine betaine/L-proline ABC transporter ATP-binding protein has product MTGSETPAITCRNVWQVFGNNADSALKEALSRHETPEAAAQDLRGKGLIPAVQDASFDVKEGELFVIMGLSGSGKSTLIRCISHLLHATGGEIRIDGENIVEASPKRLIELRRKKLGMVFQHFGLFPHMTVAENVAYPLRVQGVKKKQRLAKAQEVIELVGLGGREKNFPRELSGGQRQRVGIARSLVADCSVWFLDEPFSALDPLIRRQLQDEFLEIQAKLKTTIVFITHDINEALKLADRIAIMRDGKVVQIGTPADIVLRPVDDYVREFSKDVAKGRHAHVSSVMQPGEHHVHGADDPGLRQDMTLDAALARCMELYEPVPVRTDDGKLVGVVNPADLAAALQVEQG; this is encoded by the coding sequence GTGACCGGCTCTGAAACGCCTGCCATCACCTGCCGGAATGTCTGGCAGGTGTTTGGCAACAACGCAGACAGCGCCCTGAAAGAGGCGCTGTCGCGGCACGAAACACCCGAAGCGGCAGCCCAAGACCTGCGCGGCAAGGGGCTGATCCCCGCGGTGCAGGATGCCTCCTTTGATGTGAAGGAGGGCGAGCTGTTTGTGATCATGGGGCTGTCGGGCTCCGGCAAGTCGACCCTGATCCGCTGCATCTCGCATCTGCTGCACGCCACCGGCGGCGAGATCCGCATCGACGGTGAGAACATCGTTGAGGCCAGCCCCAAGCGGCTGATCGAACTGCGCCGCAAGAAGCTGGGCATGGTGTTCCAGCACTTCGGCCTGTTCCCGCATATGACCGTGGCCGAAAATGTCGCCTACCCGCTGCGGGTGCAGGGCGTGAAGAAGAAACAGCGGCTGGCCAAGGCGCAGGAGGTGATCGAACTCGTTGGCCTCGGCGGGCGCGAAAAGAACTTCCCGCGCGAACTCTCGGGCGGCCAGCGCCAGCGCGTAGGCATTGCCCGCTCGCTGGTGGCGGATTGCTCGGTCTGGTTCCTGGATGAGCCGTTCTCGGCCCTGGACCCGCTGATCCGGCGGCAGCTGCAGGATGAGTTCCTGGAGATCCAGGCCAAGCTGAAGACCACTATTGTTTTCATCACCCATGACATCAACGAGGCGCTGAAGCTCGCCGACCGCATTGCCATCATGCGCGATGGCAAGGTGGTGCAGATCGGCACGCCTGCTGACATCGTGCTGCGCCCGGTCGATGATTATGTGCGCGAGTTCTCAAAGGACGTGGCCAAGGGCCGCCACGCGCATGTGTCCTCGGTGATGCAGCCCGGAGAACACCATGTCCATGGCGCCGACGATCCCGGCCTGCGCCAGGACATGACACTGGACGCGGCCCTTGCGCGCTGCATGGAGCTGTACGAGCCGGTGCCCGTCCGCACGGATGACGGCAAGCTGGTCGGCGTGGTGAACCCAGCGGACCTCGCTGCCGCGCTGCAGGTGGAGCAGGGGTGA
- a CDS encoding DUF2478 domain-containing protein → MHLAYVMTEERGATDRLLSELAERLEAKGIRLAGIVQTNVECYDKELCDMDVRVLPDGETIRISQSLGAGARGCRLNPEALEQAVGQVSATLQSDPAPQLMIVNKFGKHEADGRGMRPIIGEALALGIPVISGVNKMNVEPFQAFADGMAVAAGPDLDALAEWAEQAVAATA, encoded by the coding sequence ATGCACCTGGCCTATGTGATGACCGAAGAACGCGGTGCCACGGACCGTTTGCTGAGCGAACTGGCCGAGCGGCTGGAGGCCAAGGGCATCCGCCTGGCAGGCATCGTGCAGACCAATGTCGAATGCTATGACAAGGAACTGTGCGACATGGATGTGCGGGTGCTGCCGGACGGCGAAACCATCCGCATTTCCCAGTCCCTGGGCGCCGGCGCCCGCGGCTGCCGCCTGAACCCGGAGGCACTGGAGCAGGCGGTCGGTCAGGTCTCTGCCACCCTGCAGTCAGACCCGGCGCCGCAGCTGATGATCGTCAACAAATTCGGCAAGCACGAGGCCGACGGGCGCGGCATGCGGCCCATCATCGGCGAGGCACTGGCACTGGGCATCCCGGTGATATCCGGCGTCAACAAGATGAACGTGGAGCCGTTCCAGGCTTTTGCTGACGGCATGGCCGTGGCGGCGGGCCCGGATCTGGACGCGCTGGCCGAATGGGCAGAACAGGCCGTGGCGGCGACTGCCTGA